The sequence ATTTTCCCCAGGACTTCAGAAATTATGGAttctgataaaaagaaaaatcacaatgGGTAAGCGATCAACATAAGTGGCTTGTTACAAAAAATAGTTGATTATTCATTTCACATTTAAAGTGTTCAGTGAGAAATTTCCACTACCTTTAGAGTCTATtaaacaggagggaaaaaaaaggggcaGCACTGCAATAAACCACTAAGAAAATTTATGCAAAATTCTTGCATTCAAGGAACAACAAAGGGATGTGGCAGCACATATGACTAAGAACAGGAAATAGAGAGTGGGATAATGCCATGAAGCTCTTGAACTTTTAAAGACTGTGAAATGAATAATACAGATGTTCCAAATTGAAAACCTTTCTATCAAACAACCTGCATAACAGGGTTGAGAAATGACTCATCAAATGGGTATGAAATAATAGGGCACTAATACATACAGCTGTCAAGTTCTCTGCTTTGAGATAATGAATGAAACAGTAATTAATACTTACATGTGGAAGGAGGTGTAAGAAGGCATCTCCACTCAAGGTCCCCACAGCCAGTGCCACAAGGAAACTcagaagaaatttgaaaaatactcGATTCATCAGTGGTACCAATATAACACCCAGCAAGGAAAGAAAGCTGATGACAGAGATGGATATAAAGCCACCAATCCaagctggcaaaaaaaaaaaaaaagtagtaataACAATAAGTAACAGCTGTACATGATTTTGTTTGCTTAACATTCCTGTTATCAAACACACCTGATCATTCAATTAATCAGATGTTAACAAAAGGTATGCCACAAAGATTTCTCTCTAATCTTGGTGAAGTGCCAGAAGAAAACAACACTTCTTACAACAATTAAATAGGTTTCTTGGATTTTATAACCAACAtaaacatttttccattaagCTTTgatgttacaaaaaaaaaatgcagcctacctatttgcagagaaaaactTTTTGGAGGAGTTTCAGCTTTTTCACTAGTAGCATGGACTATGCAGTACTTGCCATCGATCTGGTTAATAAGAGCTGGACAGAGATAACTAAATTCTGTAGCAGTCAACAATACCTGAGTGCCTATTCCATGAGACTGCATCAGTTTGGATGCATTGGAGCACTGTGGAAAGAGACAAGTTAGAGATTAACCAGAAGCAAAATACcacaatacattttaaaaggacTGCACATCCCacattaattaaaatgcagtGGCACCACATGAAAGCAGCTGTATCAACACAACTCAAAAACTGGTAACAAACCCATTTAGTAAAAAATGTACTTCCATCCCAACCCTGCCCCACAAAGCTGGTTTGAAAGTCTGGATAGATGACACGTAATTATTACTCATTCTCAGCACAAATGGGTCAGATGCTTTGAtatacaaacagaaaaagcctAACACTTTTCAGTCAGTTTTAAAGGCCACATAAGGAAACATTAACAAGGTCAAATACCCTTTTGTAGCAGTGACTGCTGTGGAACGTCTTGTGCAGAGCATGTTGTACATACACTCCCTCGAGTAAAGAGCTCCCCACTGCACAACCTACACACAGTCTCAGTGGGTTTAAAGAGCAGTAGAACTTCTGCTTCCACAGTGCAGACCACAGCAACAACTTGTGAATTCAGCACCCACCATCACATGCCACACAACACCCACTTGGAGTTACCTGGCATAGCTGCATACATTAAGATCCTACTTGCTTTTCAAAGCCTTTAATGGAAAAGCAACTGACTGTTTAAGAAAAATGTCTACAACACAACTATACTCGTTATCAGTGCTAATTTTATACTATTTTGAAGTAACATGTGACATTTTGCCACAATCTTTTTCAGAGCTATTTACATAGTTGCTAGATGGGGAGGGAAGGTGTTAGAGGAGGACGGTTCTACACTATCACAGTGCGAGACAGCTTTGATAAGAATCACAGTACCTTAACTTGATTTTTCTACTTTCACTCCATTAATAGGAAAACAAGACAGATTCCTGACCTAAGGCAGAACTGCAAGTTTAAAACTGTAGATGTTTTTCAGGTTTAGTAACAGTTAAATATATCAGTAATAAATGCATTAAACCAAGTGTACgtttatatttttcctctgagCCTGTGAACATTACACCATATTCCCTCAAAATGTTAAGTTCCAAGGCAAGTTGTTTGCATGTGTTTGGCTCTGGGTATTGTTACACCACAAAACTTGCACCCAGGTAAACAATAAGCACCTGAAAAATAAGCTATGACAACATTCCTGGTTGATCTGGATTCCTGAGAATACAACAGAACCGGCCTCACCTCTTGAGTGTTCTGTTTTTTCAGCTTAGAATAGAGGTAGCtccctctctccagctccttggGAGAAGCACGAGTCTCATTTGCCTTTGTGGCACCCAGCCAGGTGCCATTGCGGCCCCCTGTGACATTAAGGgcaccagggccagcagcacccactcGAACAACTGCCTTGGCTTCCCCGGGCTGCACATCCTGGAGCTCGGCGTGGCCGCCCGCAGCAGTGACGACGGATGCCGGGATCTCATGGAGCGCGTTCTTGCTGCGCACAAAGTTCTGCTGCCGCTCCACACCCTCGGCCTTGTGCGGCTCCTTCCCGTGGCTGCTCCTGCGGTCTTTGCCAGCATCAGACTCGTGGCTTGGACAAGCAGTCTTCTCAGAGCCTTTACTCAATGAAACGTGATTATGATGAGAGTGATGGTCATGGTCATGGTTGTGATGGTCGTGATTGTGGTCATGATCATGATTGTGGTCATGATCGTGGTCATGATCGTGGCTTATTTTAATCCTTTTCATTTTATCTATACCTATGTTCTGCAGCAGTTTTCTAAACCCATCAATTGACAGAGAGTTGTTTTCTCCATAACGATTAAAAAGTTCTTGAAGGTGCAACTTCTGTATCAGTCCTGCCAAGTCAGTATTAACACCCACTGTCTTTTCGGGAAAAGCTCTCTCTGATGTGTGCACAACAGTAGCCGTCTCCACTCCATGGTGATAACTTTCACAGAGCAGTATGGAAAACAATACAAGGAAAATAACTGATACCGTACTCTCCATTGCAGTTCCTTTTCAGCAGtaaaaataatctggaaaaagaggaaaatttaaatAGCTTGCACAAAACCAATCAACATTATCCTCTGTAACACACAATCATAATTtgcttaaacaaaaaaaacaccacaacaaacaaaaccaaaccctgcTCAAAGTACCAATGCAGCAAGAGACATTTAAATTTCTTACACATTCAGCACTTCTCCCAGATGTGTTGCCTCGGGCACAGAAGAAGCTGAAAACCACAGTGAGGTCACTGGCCATGAACACCTCTCCAGGTGCCAGCTTGCCTTTGTTCAGCTCTGCCTGAGTCACTGCTAACAGGAGAGCCAAGGGTGCACCAACTAAGTTCTAGGTTAGGGTTTTCTCCTGCTTAAAAGAAGCCCTGCAATTTCTGTCTGAGCAATGAATAAGTCATATAAATTACACACTCCTGCTTAAAAATCGAAATTCCCAACCCTTCATCACTGGATTTTTCAGAGGTTTTGGCAAACTGGCTGGGCGAGTGTTTCCAGCATCCCACAAAAATTTGGCTTTTTATGCTGTCACGTTCTGCCTTTGTTTTAACATTAGTGTGGCACGGCTTCTTTCACTAGACAGGCTTTCACTTGTCCCATTGGTGCGGACCAGATGCTCACAAGTGTGAGTGTTTGTGTGTTTCATTCCACAAATACTCCAGCAGGGCTGCGAATTGACTGCTATGGAGACTGCATGCAGGGCTATGCTGCCTCAGCCCTTTTCCAGGGCGATGAGGAGAACCTCCGTTTCCAAAAATATTAGTCAGCCTGGAAAACCCCATTACCGCCGCCGGAAAGAGACGAGGGGATCTCATCATTGCCCATAAGTAACTGAAGGAGGAATGCCATAAGGATGGATCCGGCTCTTCCCGGCGGTGCCCAGCAGTGGGACAAGAGGCAACGCAGAGAAACTGATGCACATGGAGTGGCCTCGGAATATGAGGAAGCACTTTACTGTGCGGGTGAccgagcactggaacagactgtcaagagagggtgtggagtctccctcactggagaaaTGGAACACAGGAGTTCAAGAACCGTCTGGGCGCAATCCTGCGCCACGTGCTCTGGGACGACCCTCCTGGTGCAGCGCGGCTGGACAGACGTTCCACCCTGGTCCCTCCCAACCTGTCCCACCCCACGACTCTGTGACCCGCAGGAGCCGCTCAGCCCCCACGGCCCCGCGGCACCGGCGGAGCCGGCCCCGGCCGCCCGCGCTGCCCTGAgcgcggcggctgcggcggggcccgggcccGGCACACACCGCCCCACGAGAGGCCGCCGCCGCAggaggggtgaggagggggaggaaaagcagcccGAGTTACCTCTgccgccgccgggccgggctcaGCCGCACGAccgccgctgcccgcccgcgccggccgcgccgcgccccTTCCCTTcgcttcccttccttttccgGGTACGGCGGCTCcagcggggcggggccgcctcACGTGGGGCCCGAGCGGCCGCGGCCTCGACAGAGCCGCCCCCGGAGCCTGCCAGGGGTGTCCCGCGTCTCCTGTCCGCCGCCTGGGCCgggggcagagccagcagcaaggAGGAAGTGGCCTGGGAGGAAGGCTGGATCCCGAGAGGCTCTCTGTTTCAGAAATCACTGACGTTTGGGTTTAGGGTTTCGCGAGAGGTGTGAATAATCCCCAAAGGGTTGAAAGGATGAGGGTCAGAGAGGTCTTTTCCTCCCAGAAAACGCGAGTCATTCAGGGCTGGCCGCGTTGGTTTGGGTGATGGCGCTGGGGGTGGTAGTATTCCCTGTGGGCTTGGAAAGGGTTTTGTGCAAGGATTCCCGGTCTTAACAAGAGTACGTGTGTGGGCAAGCCAGGGCCGGAATCGGGCTGGCTGGTTGTGAGCCAAGGGTGCGGGTAAATGGCGAGGGATGTCGGGTTTCCACGGCATCCACAGGCCCTTTGCGGTGAGCGCTGTTTGCTCAAAGCTGTCATTATAATTAATG comes from Camarhynchus parvulus chromosome 2, STF_HiC, whole genome shotgun sequence and encodes:
- the SLC39A6 gene encoding zinc transporter ZIP6, with the protein product MESTVSVIFLVLFSILLCESYHHGVETATVVHTSERAFPEKTVGVNTDLAGLIQKLHLQELFNRYGENNSLSIDGFRKLLQNIGIDKMKRIKISHDHDHDHDHNHDHDHNHDHHNHDHDHHSHHNHVSLSKGSEKTACPSHESDAGKDRRSSHGKEPHKAEGVERQQNFVRSKNALHEIPASVVTAAGGHAELQDVQPGEAKAVVRVGAAGPGALNVTGGRNGTWLGATKANETRASPKELERGSYLYSKLKKQNTQECSNASKLMQSHGIGTQVLLTATEFSYLCPALINQIDGKYCIVHATSEKAETPPKSFSLQIAWIGGFISISVISFLSLLGVILVPLMNRVFFKFLLSFLVALAVGTLSGDAFLHLLPHSHGNHHHHHEKPLLDQKGSMYKHLVFQSTEENAYLDSTWKGLTALGGLYFMFLVEHLITLIKQFKDKKKKKKNEDDGESKKFSANEEKLDTDDRPEGYLGTDSQDPSNFISQQPTVQEEEEVMIAHSHQEEVDNEYVSRGCRNKCHSHLHDTLGQTDHLSHHHHDYHHILHHHHHQNHHPHSHSQRYSREELKDAGIATLAWMVIMGDGLHNFSDGLAIGAAFTEGLSSGLSTSVAVFCHELPHELGDFAVLLKAGMTVKQAVLYNALSAMLAYLGMATGILIGHYADNVSMWIFALTAGLFMYVALVDMVPEMLHNDASDHGCSRWGYFLLQNAGILLGFGIMLLISVFEHKIVFSINL